The following coding sequences are from one Eucalyptus grandis isolate ANBG69807.140 chromosome 11, ASM1654582v1, whole genome shotgun sequence window:
- the LOC120289686 gene encoding receptor-like protein 19 produces MKALGLRSLAQNLTSLEELLLGLVKMPSQVPNILANLSSLRLLDMEKCALPGVFPSAIFHLPKLQYLAMGQNKALTGRLPDFNSSSPLEELSLPRTSFFGELSTSIGILPSLSYLDVSNCKFSGSIPASLANLSNLRYLDVSINPFTARSISSFSWVWKKKKLATLELQMINLYGEIPPSIGNLSQLGVLSLDDNQLSGAMPSQLMNLTQLTVLYLTNNQLSGSIPSGLMNMTPLVVLDLAVNKFHGEIPSSIFQLQNLENLRLFENNFSGTIELDNFHKFKYLEVLQLSSNKLSGCMSSANLILPRLNNLGLGSCNLSEFPTFLQNQADIQWLDLSDNNIREVPFWVWNNHMVYLNLSHNFLTGLDRYYPMYASYSYTIDLSHNMLKGSPPEAPLSTMSYIVSNNNLTGALPAWICNLSLAITLDLSLNSLTGVLPICLGNISKSLMVLNLKGNNFYGSIPELSVRGMQLTMIDLSDNQLQGNLPRSLANCKKLKFIDFANNFIMDTFPSWLGSLLELHVLILRSNKFHGVIERPKSSHAFLKLRILDLSSNAFIGKLPMEFFQSWNAMEFFQSWNAMKFEMRNFTYMYKDLYPPMFTPLTYDGHYDFSMIVIYKGLKWYYPKIPNVFTIIDLSNNLLKGEIPSTIGDFKGLQGLNLANNSLTGHIPSSLGNLTTLESLDLSQNKLTGQIPQKLTELGFLSFLNVSYNNLTGSVPRGKQLDTFSNDSFEGNSGLCGEFISTKCRDSSDKSRQPSTYQEDVLGSPIELNWKIVLMGYGSGLVIGVVIGNAFISWKHDWFEGNARRRRRPSRRQPRRGRNSWSGKFLNICRY; encoded by the coding sequence ATGAAAGCGCTAGGCCTGAGAAGCCTAGCTCAAAATCTGACCAGCTTGGAAGAACTTCTTCTTGGTTTAGTCAAAATGCCGTCCCAAGTGCCCAACATTCTGGCGAATCTGTCTTCACTGAGATTGCTGGACATGGAGAAGTGCGCCTTGCCCGGTGTATTTCCGTCTGCCATTTTTCATTTACCGAAGCTGCAATATCTTGCGATGGGTCAAAACAAAGCTCTCACGGGCCGATTGCCGGACTTTAACTCAAGCAGTCCTCTTGAAGAGCTAAGTCTGCCACGCACGAGTTTTTTTGGGGAGCTGTCCACTTCAATCGGAATCCTTCCTTCCTTGAGCTATCTCGACGTAAGTAATTGCAAATTCTCAGGATCCATCCCGGCTTCACTCGCTAATCTTAGCAACCTCAGATACCTGGATGTCTCAATAAACCCATTCACAGCCCGGtccatttcctctttttcttgggtttggaagaagaagaagctcgctACTTTGGAACTCCAAATGATCAATTTATATGGTGAGATTCCACCTTCAATCGGAAACTTGTCTCAGCTTGGTGTGTTATCCTTAGATGACAACCAATTAAGCGGTGCCATGCCATCTCAGCTCATGAACCTCACTCAGCTAACTGTTTTGTACCTCACAAATAATCAACTATCGGGTTCTATACCGTCTGGGCTTATGAATATGACTCCACTGGTCGTGCTTGACCTTGCAGTCAATAAATTCCACGGTGAGATACCTTCATCAATctttcaacttcaaaatctagAGAACCTCCGCCTTTTCGAAAACAACTTCAGCGGTACTATTGAGCTAGACAACTTTCACAAGTTCAAATATCTGGAAGTGCTGCAACTATCATCTAACAAGCTATCAGGCTGCATGAGTAGCGCGAATCTTATTCTTCCTCGGCTTAATAACCTAGGACTGGGTTCATGCAATTTGAGCGAATTTCCGACATTCTTACAAAATCAAGCTGATATTCAATGGTTGGACTTGTCTGATAACAACATTAGGGAAGTGCCTTTTTGGGTGTGGAATAATCACATGGTCTATTTGAATCTCTCTCATAACTTCTTAACCGGTCTTGATCGATATTACCCGATGTACGCTTCATATTCGTACACAATAGACCTTTCTCATAACATGTTGAAAGGTTCGCCCCCCGAAGCACCGTTATCAACAATGTCCTATATAGTATCCAACAACAACTTGACGGGAGCATTGCCAGCATGGATCTGCAATTTGAGTTTAGCAATCACACTAGACTTGTCTCTTAACAGTCTGACTGGTGTGCTTCCTATTTGTTTGGGCAATATAAGCAAATCACTCATGGTATTGAACCTAAAAGGCAACAATTTCTATGGAAGCATTCCAGAGCTCTCGGTGAGGGGGATGCAATTGACGATGATTGATTTGAGTGACAACCAGTTGCAAGGCAATTTACCGAGGTCCTTGGCCAATTGCAAAAAGCTCAAGTTCATTGACTTTGCAAACAATTTTATCATGGACACCTTCCCATCATGGTTAGGATCACTCCTAGAGCTTCATGTCCTTATTTTGCGATCCAATAAATTCCACGGTGTCATAGAGAGGCCTAAATCTAGTCATGCATTCCTTAAGTTGCGGATACTTGACCTCTCTTCTAATGCATTCATCGGTAAGTTGCCCATGGAATTCTTTCAGTCTTGGAATGCCATGGAATTCTTTCAGTCTTGGAAtgccatgaaattcgaaatgcGAAACTTTACATACATGTATAAAGATCTATATCCGCCAATGTTCACACCGCTCACCTACGATGGCCACTATGATTTTTCTATGATAGTGATTTACAAAGGGCTTAAATGGTATTACCCAAAGATACCAAACGTCTTCACAATCATCGACCTCTCCAACAATTTGTTAAAAGGAGAGATCCCTAGCACCATAGGTGATTTCAAAGGACTGCAAGGCTTGAACCTTGCCAATAATTCCCTCACTGGTCACATCCCATCATCGTTAGGGAATCTCACAACGCTTGAGTCATTGGACCTTTCTCAAAACAAACTCACTGGACAAATCCCCCAGAAGCTAACAGAACTCGGGTTCCTTTCTTTCTTGAACGTCTCTTACAACAATCTAACCGGGTCCGTGCCTAGAGGGAAACAGCTCGATACGTTTTCGAACGATTCTTTTGAGGGAAACTCAGGACTGTGTGGGGAATTCATATCCACGAAATGTCGAGATTCATCGGATAAGTCAAGACAACCTTCAACCTACCAAGAAGATGTCTTGGGATCAccaattgaactcaattggaAGATTGTTCTTATGGGGTATGGGAGCGGCTTAGTGATTGGAGTGGTCATCGGAAATGCATTCATCTCTTGGAAACATGATTGGTTTGAAGGAAACGCCAGGAGAAGGCGACGGCCTAGTCGGAGGCAGCCTAGGAGAGGTAGGAACTCCTGGTCAGGCAAGTTTCTCAATATATGCAGATATTAG